From Brassica rapa cultivar Chiifu-401-42 chromosome A06, CAAS_Brap_v3.01, whole genome shotgun sequence:
AGCCGAATAATTGGTGCTACATTGAACTAATCATTGTGTTAATTTTGATTGGCGTATGTTATGAAAGTATGATTAACATAAACACTTATCGCGGTTAGTTAACAATAAAAAAGATCTATTGTGAGAAGACAATGGAGAATGTCGTGGAAtctttttgctctcttttcttCTCTCCTATAATTTATTTACCTATATAGTTTGACGTCGAAATAACTTTTTATATCAATTATCTTAATACAAACGTTCCGATATACGGAAACCGTGTTGATATGCTGATAAGTGGACAAATTAGCATTCTTTATTCTTCGAGAGGGAAGCTTCCGAGGTTTTAAAATATCatactaacaaaaaaaagaaacggtGAGAAGACTTCGAAGGTTTTATGACTATTGATCagatgattgattgattgattggtaagagttttaatttttatagacCCCCAGCAGAACAACCGGCCGGTGAGCAAAGCCTTAATGTAATATTATTTACACTAATTACTTGGGGATAAAGAAAGATACAAATGAAcctttttttgtcacaaagatacaaatgaactaaaatttgaaatatatgtatTTACCTGCTTTGCTTGACGCATTCCCTTTGCCATCAAAATCTTCCATGACAGCTAAAAATATACGCTTTCCTCTAAACTGAAGTTGTGCGGCCTAATTGTAATCAACCATAGAAACCTCAAGTTAATTACTAATGATATATATAGCGAATCAATTAGCAAATTAAGAGATCTTTATGTTGTTTTAACTAACCTTGTTTTCGCTGTCACCACTAAAGAATGCACCATCACAATACCGTACTTTAACTTTATCCCAGTGATAAAAGTCTATAACATTGATTTTCCACAAAAGAAGAGAATACATTCAAGAACAGTTCCACAAACATCAAATCTTTTGTTTCATCAATAAGGGCTCTCGAGAAAGACCTGGATTTTCAGAGGCTTTATTGCTTAGTATTCCCGTAAATGCTAACACTTTCTCCATTAATGTGGACGATCCGTAACTACTTCTTTTACGGTACTGACAAAATTTCACGCTGTCACACCACGCACCACCCTTTCAACAAAATTGGCCTTGTTGATTTAGGCGATTGATTATGATACGTTCGTTATATTTATGCATGAAGATTATCTATTGTACGAACCTGCAAGTGAATGAACCAGTTGTTTGCTCCTGAACCGTACCCAGGATACAAATGATATCCAGGCACTGACCCATCCAGACACACTGCCACAGAGGCAACCTTAAATATCAAGAAAAGATGAATAAAAAGCTTTAGGTAATGATGATATAAACTATGGTCTCCATTGTTTTGTGTATGGAGAAGCGTTTACCTCATACTAATAACTAGAGCGTGTTTCTTCTAAAGAAAACTACAATCTTTTAAAGTAAAATGAGTTTGTATCACAAACAAAGAAGTAAAATTAAACAGCAACCCTTTTAGATTTGCAAAATTTTGTTCTCAAAAACTGTAATttctagtttttaaaataaaaataaaaatatggatTTTCTTTTTTCATATAGAAACACAAACGAACAGCTTAGCGTTTGAAACATTCAAAGCTTCTAAGAGAAATGAAAGGGAAGAAGATTGTTACCGGCTCCTTTGGCAGAAGCGGCTTGAACAAGAGTGAGTCCTACCATCAGAACATTTGCACCATTTTCTTGTTTCTCATAAACACTTGTGTCGTTGAATCCGTTGAACAAGTCCATTTCATCAAAACCCGTTACCCCATTTGTAAAAATGCCTACGAGAGCAAGTCCTGCGAGACTCCAACACAACGAAAACGCATCCATTCTCCTCTTAATGATTACCGAGACGTATGTAAAGTGGGTAGTTATATAAACAGCTAAGAAAGCAGAACCACTGGTCCTGGTCATGTTTACATGCATCATGGAAACATAATGATAAACGAAGACCAGAGAGCCAGAGAGAAATACTaccatatttttcaaaaaaaaaaaagaaatactaCCAGTTATAAGAGAGATTCgttacaatattttgtttccttaacttgacaaaaagaaaatatttcgGCTGCAACTGGAATGTATGTTTTTGGAATAAAAACTTCCGGAATGCTTAATTCCTATGCATTCCAAAAATTGTTCAccatttacaaaagaaaaatggaaaGGGTATTCCATTCAATTCCACATCATTCCATATTAttccaaataaaattttaactatCATTTGAAAAATCATTCCAAATCAAAAATGTTCATGAACAAATGGAATACTGATTCCATTCCACAAAATTCCATAAATAGTGATTCCTATCATTCCATATGTTCCTTTTATTTGTCACCAGTTACACCCTTCGTTTCCTTAATAAGGATTCCTTTTGTTTCTTCCTAAGGGTTCATGATTAAGCTCCTGAAGTTGAAGTCAAGTTGTTGGTCGTATTTTTGTTcccttgtttttgttttgtttttttggccaAGGTAACAAATTGGTAGGAGAATAGTCTATTGTAATACTGGAACTTTTTATTttccaaatgatattaacataattagaaaaaaaagaacGTGACAATCCAATAAGCAGTAAACCAGAGTAATCACTCAAAGTCTAACAATTTTCTGCTTTAGCTTAGATGAGTTCTTTACTTCTTCGAGGTAGCCAATCGTCTATGATTCTCAGGTAGTTGTCACCTCGTTTTCATCACTAGGCTGTCTAATTAGGCTAAAACACTTTTAAAGCAAGTTAATTTGCGCTTTTATTTAAGTGATCTAAAAATCAGGTTTGTATATCAAACTGTCATTTTATCTGTCCTTATTAAACGTACGTGTTAAATCgtgatcaagaaaaaaaaaactgctcCTTAACATCATCTCTGTACATTGCACTGAAAATTCAAGCCTTTGATCCAAATTGTCGATAACGGTATCTCGTTTAGACTAAATTAATTCGAACGATCTGCTTACCTCTCTCTAAATCCACAAAGCGTCCGTCTTAGATGAGGCTTAATAAACACTAAAAGCCCAAACTCAAATTTTAAAGATAGACCCAACCCAATAAAGACAAAATGAATGTATTCGGACCAAAAAAGCAAAACCCATCAAAATCGGAGGATATCTAtgcaaatcaaaatttaataaatacagAAAAGAGTAGGACAAACATTACGTGATAAATACATTAGGTAATAATGATTCcatttattttaagtattttacagaatcattattaaaatatatattaccatGTAATGCTAAAACAAGTATAGGCCATCTTTCTCCAATAGCACAGTCCTGATCCATCCGGTTTAGTATTCTATTCGTTGACCTTTGATATTTTTCATTCagacagaggagagagagagaaacagaaTTAAAAAGCAGCATGTTCCTTGCTTTTTCTCTCCCACGAAGAAAAAGTCATCTCCTTCTTCAATCTCTCTCCCCCTTTATAAACTATCATTCTCAACTGTTTACAGTCACACCATCAACAACAATCAACATGGCTTCTCAAACTCCATTTCTCTCCATCTCCATCTCCCTCGCCCTCGCCGCCTTTCTCTTCTTCATTACAGTCTCCGCAGATCCCGACATGCTCCAAGACCTCTGTGTCGCTGATCTCTCCTCCGGTAATAAAAACTTAGATTTAACACTTCTCATCTCATCTtccttaaaaaaagttttaatttttatcgaTTTTTTCAGGAATCAAAGTCAACGGCTTCCCTTGCAAAGACGCAGCCAACGTCACATCGCTCGATTTCTTCTCGCAAGGAATAGCGAATCCAGGCCTCACCAACAACACGTTCGGTGCCTTGGTCACAGGCGCGAACGTGATGACCATCCCTGGACTCAACACGCTCGGCGTCTCCCTCGCTCGCATCGACTACGCTCCAGGCGGCTTAAACCCGCCTCACACTCACCCGCGCGCCACCGAAGTCGTCTACGTCCTCGAAGGAACACTCGACGTCGGGTTCCTCACGACGGCCAACAAGCTCATCGCTCAGTCTCTCAAGAAAGGTGACGTCTTTGCTTTCCCCAAAGGACTTGTTCATTTCCAGAAGAACAATGGTCGTGTCCCTGCTTCTGTTGTAGCTGCTTTTAATAGCCAGCTTCCTGGGACTCAGTCTCTTGGTGCTACTTTGTTCGGTTCTACGCCTCCTGTTCCTGATAGTGTCTTGGCTCAAGCGTTTCAGACGTCTCCGGGGACTGTTAAACACATCAAAACCAAGTTCCAACCCAAGAAGTGATGATGATCTTCTTAATTACAggttttgtttttctaaaaaaagaaTATCTTTGTGTAATAAAACCAATTAACTGATATTTGAGTGTGCATTTGAGCTTTCGTTGTCTCATGTATTatcttctttgtctttttttatGAGTTCCACTGATGTTTTGATCTTATTTTGAAAACTTACAAAAAAGCAGGTAAGCCTACTTATCTGACCCTTTATGCATAAAATAATCAAACTTACGTATGGGACTctaataaaaatgattaattaATTGATTAGATCAGATTCTATTGTCCCCAGCTAACTAAATCCATTGTAGAAGTTAGAAAATTTGTCTGTTTCTTCATGGAGTTAAGCTAAAGCCAATACTCAAGGAAAGGATCATACATTACCTCTAAACTCTGCCCTGTTGCATAGGCTCCACAGCCTGTTAAGCTGATCCATTCTAACATTAAGCTATACTCAGAGGATCAAGACTAAAGAGAGAATATTCATGCGAGGAGTTTATGTTCTTACTATGATCATAACAGACTGTAAATTAGCTTTATTTCTCATAATACATCATGAAACCAAAAACACTCAGAGAAGGAATTAGATACGCATCCATGTTTACAGCTTCAGAACAACAGAGATAAACAGAAGATGTAAAATGGATTGGATATTTCACCGTTATTGAGAACTTGAAAATGGAAAACAAAAGCAATAAGGAAAAGTTGCAAACAAAGAGAAGAAACCAGTGTAGACTTAATATCAAAAGCCATAACCCCCTTTTTCTTTTGGGAACTGACTACTTGTTTGCTGCAGCGAGTTCTGCAGTGATGATAAAACTCGATTTCCCAGCTTGTCTCAAGTACTGAACATCTCCATTCATCAGCTTCACAAGTTTCCGGCTAACCATCAAGCTTAGTCCTTCCTCCGACATATCTTCCTCAGTTCCAAACATTTGGTTTAGCAAAAACTCTGGTAACCCAGCTCCTGTATGCGTTATTCTGTTTTCATAAACAACACAACCATCAATGCAATTTTCCATTAACATGTCGCCTGATTAATAAAAGTATACCTGATCTCCAAATAAGCAAGATGCACAGATCTTCCAAGCTGATCTTTCCTCAGTGAAGCTGTAACAGTCAGCTCTCCTCCGGATGGTGTAAAGTTAACAGACATCAGCATGAAATCCGCCAAGACTTGCTGAAGCCTGATACTGTCTCCATACAAAGTATCAGACATCACTTCTTCTCCTGTATCATTTGTTATCCTAACGCTCTTTCCGTTACTCTTCATCATCACTTGACTTGTGGAAGCAGTCAACACTTCGTTTAAGCTGAACTCTTTCATCTCAAGATCCAAACACCTGCAACATAaggcaaaaaaaacaaataaaagagaGAACCAACCAAAGACATTTCATTGTTTGCATACATACCCTTCAATGATGCTTTCGAGATCAGAGTCATCCAGGATCTTGCTGAGCTGCTTCTGACACAAAGCGCTAGTTTGCAGAATCCTTCTCTGCTCTGGTCCTAACTCAGACACTTCCATCATTTTCCTTGTGAACATGATACCGGACAGCGGATTCCTGATCTGTCTTTTAATGTAAGCTAAGGCCTTTAACCTCTTCAACGCGGTCCGCTCAGCTAGACGCTGAACATGAAGAGCTTGCTGCAGCTCATGGCTAGCAAGCTGCAGGAAACAGAAGACTCCTGTCACCACACCTTCCCTGTCTAGCTTCTTACTCACACACAGCAGACACTCCACATACTTTCCACCTCTCGTAAAAAAAGCAAATGGCACTTTCTCCGCCTCCTGGCTAGTCACAGCGTTGTTCAGCACGATCCCAAGGTTCACAAACGCTTCTTGATTCTTCAGACGGCAACACGACTTCTGCGTCCCAAAGACTTCTCCTAGCAGCATCTTGTCCATCACTTCCTCTCGCTTCAGACCTGTTAGCTTTGACATCGCTGGATTCCACTCCGTGCACCACCCGAACTCGTCGGTGCCAAATATGGGAGGGATCAGAGGGTTTGGATTCTGGATGATGGCCTTGTAATCACCTTCGATGCGAGTGAACTTGTCCATCACAGTCTTCTGTCCTGTAAGATCATGAGCTACAAAGCACACACCAACCACGTTTTCGTGGAGGTCTCTACTTGCGCATGCGTTTACCACTAGACTTATTGGTCCAGCGTCAGCTCTTGACAGATGCGTCTTGATCTCAAATTGGACATTCTGCTCCTCAGTTCCTGCATAAACAATCAACCAAAGGTGTCATCTAACTGAAATATATTCTCAGCAAAACTGAGTGTAAGTTAGGAAGAGAGTTAGTT
This genomic window contains:
- the LOC103872179 gene encoding pectin acetylesterase 1, producing MDAFSLCWSLAGLALVGIFTNGVTGFDEMDLFNGFNDTSVYEKQENGANVLMVGLTLVQAASAKGAVCLDGSVPGYHLYPGYGSGANNWFIHLQGGAWCDSVKFCQYRKRSSYGSSTLMEKVLAFTGILSNKASENPDFYHWDKVKVRYCDGAFFSGDSENKAAQLQFRGKRIFLAVMEDFDGKGNASSKAGSFVSFFIPK
- the LOC103871727 gene encoding germin-like protein subfamily 2 member 1 — translated: MFLAFSLPRRKSHLLLQSLSPFINYHSQLFTVTPSTTINMASQTPFLSISISLALAAFLFFITVSADPDMLQDLCVADLSSGIKVNGFPCKDAANVTSLDFFSQGIANPGLTNNTFGALVTGANVMTIPGLNTLGVSLARIDYAPGGLNPPHTHPRATEVVYVLEGTLDVGFLTTANKLIAQSLKKGDVFAFPKGLVHFQKNNGRVPASVVAAFNSQLPGTQSLGATLFGSTPPVPDSVLAQAFQTSPGTVKHIKTKFQPKK